In the Pseudanabaena sp. PCC 7367 genome, one interval contains:
- a CDS encoding RNA polymerase sigma factor SigF: MIASIEKTIDKANKPLQFSVAKNTLAHRQIVNQIGVRKEFSREDKSVTLELLKAYKRSPSKRIRTKLVNLNIGLVKKEVGYWSNQSAESYEDLLQVGSIGLIGAIERFELNRGYAFSSFATRYIRGEIQHYLRDKSSTLRIPRRWMDLHNKSIRAAQQLRRELRREPSDRELAAALEVSLSEWQDIKLAHQNRSPVSLDAPIRCDEANGTCLAELVPDPKHCLQVSQEDSIRLHQALGQLEERTRAIVEFVFLQDLTQREVAKMMGVSAVTISRQLKKGLESLKQVMQQQAA, encoded by the coding sequence ATGATTGCCAGTATTGAAAAAACAATTGACAAAGCAAACAAACCGCTTCAATTCAGCGTTGCTAAAAATACCCTGGCTCACCGGCAAATCGTTAATCAAATCGGTGTCAGGAAAGAATTTTCCCGCGAAGACAAGAGTGTGACCCTGGAATTGCTCAAGGCCTACAAGCGATCGCCATCAAAACGCATTCGTACCAAACTGGTCAACTTGAATATTGGCCTGGTCAAAAAAGAGGTCGGCTATTGGTCTAACCAGAGCGCTGAGTCCTACGAAGATTTGCTGCAGGTTGGTTCGATTGGTTTGATCGGCGCGATCGAACGATTTGAACTCAATCGCGGCTATGCATTCAGTTCCTTTGCCACTCGGTACATTCGTGGTGAAATCCAGCATTATCTGCGTGACAAAAGTTCTACTTTGCGGATTCCCCGTCGCTGGATGGATCTGCACAATAAATCAATCCGAGCCGCTCAGCAATTGCGCCGCGAGTTGCGCCGGGAACCCTCCGATCGGGAATTGGCGGCGGCTCTAGAAGTTTCTCTATCAGAGTGGCAGGACATCAAGCTAGCCCATCAAAACCGCAGTCCGGTCAGCCTTGATGCACCGATCAGATGCGATGAAGCCAATGGTACTTGCTTAGCCGAATTGGTACCCGATCCTAAGCATTGCTTGCAAGTGAGCCAGGAAGACAGCATTCGTTTGCATCAAGCCTTGGGGCAGCTAGAAGAACGCACCAGAGCGATCGTGGAGTTTGTATTTTTGCAAGACCTGACCCAACGCGAGGTAGCGAAAATGATGGGGGTGAGTGCAGTAACGATCTCACGCCAACTCAAAAAGGGGTTAGAAAGCCTGAAGCAGGTGATGCAACAACAGGCTGCCTAG
- a CDS encoding NB-ARC domain-containing protein has product MTSSPDEYDNLFPEAQQNWDLDRLYADIEAINTKPLRSVEKACLRGLLCRFRPGQIAFKLNWTSGTLRVDLNKGLYRYIEALAEQPLNTLRWDKVSEWIEARGYKVRMVVPAESSNGCGTTDWGEAPEVPLFFGRSQELSDLASWITIDRTRLLAIWGMGGIGKTALTVKLIEKVQGEFEYLIWRSLRDVQPIGQILADWFQFLTNSQETRLDLPYLMEVLKAKRCLIVLDDFETVMQDGELVGLYRQGCEEYGELLQRLGKERHQSCLVLLSREQPKEVAMLEGEGQFTRSFHLGGLQRKGAMKLLQARGFSGKENGLDALNGQYRGNPAALRIVSSTIQELFDGNVSDFLKQTQLALGDILRNLLYEQFDRLSELETDVVYWLAIKRRPVSLNELRESMEETSSGSELLDAIESLRWRSLIEKLVEKNSAKREVLFLLEPVVLKYVSKRFIEEVGREVKAIVTNRNFNHILLLRSHVLVEDSAPENIRAAQIRLMLKPIKDKLTRSLSKAGIAVDELTEQLAIAKQEQSTTLDDYADSNLSLLGLLI; this is encoded by the coding sequence ATGACTTCGAGCCCAGACGAGTACGATAATTTATTTCCAGAGGCGCAACAGAACTGGGACCTAGACCGGCTATATGCTGATATTGAGGCGATCAACACCAAACCGCTTCGATCAGTGGAAAAAGCCTGTTTGCGCGGATTGCTATGTCGCTTTCGCCCCGGCCAAATTGCCTTTAAGCTAAATTGGACTTCGGGCACACTGCGGGTTGATCTCAATAAGGGGCTATACCGCTATATTGAAGCCTTGGCCGAACAGCCACTAAATACCTTGCGCTGGGACAAAGTGAGCGAGTGGATCGAAGCCAGGGGCTATAAGGTGCGCATGGTAGTGCCAGCCGAATCAAGTAATGGCTGTGGCACGACCGATTGGGGGGAAGCGCCGGAAGTACCGTTATTTTTTGGCCGATCGCAGGAATTATCTGATTTGGCGAGCTGGATTACGATCGATCGGACGCGGCTCCTGGCGATCTGGGGTATGGGAGGGATTGGTAAAACTGCTCTAACCGTAAAGCTAATCGAAAAGGTGCAGGGGGAGTTTGAATATTTAATCTGGCGATCGCTGCGGGATGTACAACCGATCGGCCAAATTCTGGCGGATTGGTTTCAGTTTTTGACTAATTCCCAGGAAACCCGCCTCGATCTGCCCTATTTGATGGAAGTGCTCAAAGCCAAACGCTGCTTGATTGTGTTGGATGACTTTGAAACCGTGATGCAAGATGGCGAACTGGTGGGGCTATATCGCCAGGGTTGCGAAGAGTATGGCGAATTGCTCCAACGCCTGGGTAAAGAACGTCATCAAAGCTGTTTGGTGTTGCTCAGTCGGGAACAACCAAAGGAAGTGGCAATGCTAGAGGGGGAAGGGCAATTTACTCGATCGTTTCATTTGGGTGGCCTCCAGCGCAAAGGAGCGATGAAATTGTTGCAAGCCAGGGGGTTTTCGGGCAAAGAGAATGGCCTGGATGCGCTGAATGGTCAGTATCGCGGTAATCCTGCGGCCTTGCGGATTGTTTCTTCCACGATCCAGGAGTTGTTTGATGGCAATGTAAGCGATTTCCTCAAACAAACCCAACTAGCCCTGGGTGATATCCTGCGGAACTTGCTTTATGAGCAGTTCGATCGCCTGTCTGAGTTGGAAACCGATGTGGTCTATTGGTTGGCGATCAAACGTCGTCCGGTTTCCCTAAATGAATTGCGCGAGAGCATGGAAGAAACTTCGTCGGGCTCTGAATTGCTGGATGCGATCGAATCGTTGCGGTGGCGATCGTTGATAGAAAAGTTAGTGGAGAAAAATTCCGCCAAAAGAGAAGTTTTATTCTTACTCGAACCAGTGGTTTTGAAATATGTTAGCAAACGCTTCATTGAAGAGGTAGGGCGAGAAGTAAAGGCGATCGTGACCAATCGTAATTTTAATCACATATTACTCCTGCGTAGCCATGTTCTAGTGGAAGATAGCGCCCCGGAAAATATTCGCGCTGCTCAAATTCGGCTCATGCTCAAGCCGATTAAAGACAAACTAACCCGATCGCTCTCTAAGGCTGGGATCGCGGTGGATGAACTAACTGAGCAATTGGCGATCGCCAAACAGGAACAATCAACAACTTTAGATGATTATGCGGATTCCAACTTATCCCTACTGGGGCTTTTGATCTAA
- a CDS encoding ubiquitin carboxyl-terminal hydrolase 14 — MISIRPQPTCTHLDSVQAVTPSGKGCQECLEMGDTWVHLRLCLTCGHVGCCDSSKHKHATKHYQATKHPIVKSFEPGENWLWCYEDKEVVG; from the coding sequence ATGATCTCAATTCGCCCCCAACCAACCTGCACCCATCTGGACTCGGTTCAAGCAGTTACGCCCAGTGGTAAAGGTTGCCAGGAATGTTTAGAAATGGGCGATACCTGGGTGCATTTGCGGCTTTGTTTGACCTGTGGCCATGTGGGCTGTTGCGATTCTTCCAAGCATAAACATGCTACCAAGCATTATCAGGCCACCAAGCACCCGATCGTTAAATCTTTCGAGCCAGGGGAAAATTGGCTCTGGTGTTATGAAGATAAAGAGGTTGTTGGTTAA